Proteins found in one Geomonas subterranea genomic segment:
- the amrB gene encoding AmmeMemoRadiSam system protein B: protein MVRQPAVAGKFYTGDPDRLRQELAEMMPQGETQKAMGVIAPHAGYVYSGKAAGKVYAAVQVPDTVLILGPNHTGAGVAAALAPETEWLTPLGSVPVNRRLSQLILEHAPLVREDAVAHRFEHSLEVQVPFLQYRNPRVSIAALCLALPDFPSISRIGEGIARAIAAYGDEVLIVASSDMTHYESAAAAKVKDDQALDRLTGMDPEGLLKVCREKNITMCGVIPATALLVAAKIMGATSCRLVHYTTSGEVNGDLHSVVAYAALMVC from the coding sequence ATGGTACGGCAACCCGCAGTAGCTGGTAAGTTCTACACCGGTGATCCCGACCGGCTCCGCCAGGAGCTCGCAGAGATGATGCCGCAGGGTGAAACGCAGAAGGCGATGGGCGTCATCGCCCCGCACGCCGGGTACGTCTATTCCGGCAAGGCAGCAGGCAAGGTGTACGCCGCGGTCCAGGTGCCAGACACCGTGCTGATCCTGGGACCCAACCACACCGGTGCCGGCGTGGCGGCGGCCCTCGCCCCCGAGACTGAATGGCTCACGCCGCTGGGGTCGGTGCCGGTGAACCGGCGCCTGTCGCAACTCATCCTCGAACACGCCCCGCTGGTCCGCGAGGACGCGGTGGCGCACCGTTTCGAGCACTCCCTCGAAGTCCAGGTTCCTTTCCTGCAGTACCGCAATCCCCGCGTCTCCATCGCCGCCCTTTGTCTCGCGCTGCCCGACTTCCCCTCGATCTCCCGCATCGGAGAGGGGATCGCCCGGGCCATCGCCGCCTACGGCGACGAGGTTCTCATCGTCGCGAGCTCCGACATGACCCACTACGAATCCGCCGCCGCCGCGAAGGTGAAGGACGACCAGGCCCTGGATCGCCTGACGGGCATGGACCCGGAGGGATTGCTCAAGGTCTGCCGCGAGAAGAACATCACCATGTGCGGTGTGATCCCCGCCACGGCGCTGCTGGTCGCCGCCAAGATCATGGGAGCCACCTCCTGCCGCCTCGTGCATTACACCACCAGCGGGGAGGTGAACGGCGACCTGCACAGCGTCGTCGCTTACGCCGCCCTCATGGTTTGCTGA
- a CDS encoding DHH family phosphoesterase produces METQSDLLSYTNALLTWVSGRGRILIVVHDNPDPDSLASAMALRHLFAVRLNREAVIAFSGMIGRSENLAMATLLQIPLTPFPLIDFKAFPVICLLDTQPGTGNNSLPPDVRADIVIDHHPMRDGSATCRWVDIRPNYGTTATILYEYLKVQGVSVGTKLATALFYAIKSETQDLGREATRPDREAYLVLFPLANKTLLNSITRPNLPREYFVALHSALEHAILYGKVLVASLDGVQFPEVVSELADLLVRLEGTETVLCLGHYSNELVLSIRTTSEGINAGELIRKLVAGIGTAGGHGMMAGGKIDDVPLGRVAELETVLTRRFLAELCVTDPPLALVP; encoded by the coding sequence ATAGAAACCCAGTCCGACCTTCTCTCCTATACCAATGCCCTTCTTACCTGGGTCAGTGGTCGCGGGCGCATCCTCATCGTGGTGCACGACAACCCGGACCCCGACTCGCTCGCTTCCGCCATGGCGCTCAGGCACCTGTTTGCGGTCCGGTTGAACCGGGAGGCGGTGATCGCCTTCTCCGGCATGATCGGCAGGAGCGAGAACCTGGCCATGGCCACACTGCTGCAGATCCCGCTCACCCCGTTTCCCCTGATCGATTTCAAGGCGTTCCCGGTGATCTGTCTTTTGGACACCCAGCCCGGCACCGGCAACAACTCGCTCCCCCCTGACGTTCGCGCCGACATCGTCATCGACCACCATCCCATGCGCGACGGGAGCGCCACCTGCCGCTGGGTCGACATCCGTCCCAACTACGGCACCACGGCGACCATCCTGTACGAGTACCTGAAGGTGCAGGGGGTCTCGGTGGGTACCAAGCTGGCCACGGCGCTGTTCTACGCCATCAAGTCGGAGACCCAGGACCTGGGGCGCGAGGCGACCCGCCCGGACCGGGAGGCGTATCTCGTCCTCTTCCCCCTGGCCAACAAGACGCTTTTGAACAGCATCACCCGTCCCAATCTCCCCAGGGAATACTTCGTTGCGCTGCACAGCGCCCTCGAGCATGCCATCCTCTACGGGAAGGTGCTGGTCGCCTCGCTGGACGGGGTGCAGTTCCCTGAGGTGGTATCCGAGCTTGCCGATCTCCTTGTGCGGCTGGAGGGGACCGAGACGGTGCTCTGTCTCGGGCACTACAGTAACGAGCTCGTGCTCTCGATCCGGACCACCAGCGAGGGGATCAATGCCGGGGAGCTGATCCGCAAGCTGGTGGCGGGTATCGGCACCGCCGGCGGGCATGGGATGATGGCGGGGGGGAAGATCGACGACGTGCCGTTGGGGCGGGTCGCTGAACTCGAAACGGTGCTGACCCGGAGGTTCCTCGCGGAGCTTTGTGTGACCGACCCGCCATTAGCGTTAGTCCCGTAA
- a CDS encoding segregation and condensation protein A, translating to MSLEEMQSNLFSEALEQSYRVQIEEFEGPLDLLLHLIKKNEVDIYNIPIAAITRQYLDYMEIMKELNLDIAGEFLVMAATLLQIKSRMLLPATPEEDGEAEVEDPRAELVRRLLEYQRYRDASQLLNCRNLLGREVFARKFDSPELDELAPVEEPADVELFELIEAFQKVLARVSVDTFHDVVADGISIADRIGEVLSVLHAEKTVCFDSLFNTGMTRDLLIVTFLSVLELCKLKLIKVVQTDSMGSIWLHLAAKDEGEGGEEGDETGQEPTDEDAEGTLPLS from the coding sequence TTGTCGCTCGAAGAAATGCAAAGCAACCTTTTCTCCGAAGCCCTGGAGCAGTCCTACCGGGTGCAGATCGAGGAGTTCGAGGGACCGTTGGACCTCCTGCTCCACCTCATCAAGAAGAACGAGGTGGACATCTACAACATCCCCATCGCGGCCATCACCAGGCAGTACCTCGACTACATGGAGATCATGAAGGAGCTGAACCTGGACATCGCAGGGGAGTTCCTCGTGATGGCGGCGACGCTCTTGCAGATCAAGTCGCGCATGTTGCTTCCGGCGACACCGGAGGAGGACGGGGAGGCCGAGGTGGAGGACCCGCGCGCAGAGCTGGTGCGGCGCCTTCTGGAATACCAGCGCTACCGCGACGCCTCGCAGCTGCTCAACTGCCGCAACCTGCTGGGGCGCGAGGTGTTCGCACGCAAGTTCGATTCCCCCGAACTGGACGAACTGGCGCCGGTTGAGGAACCCGCCGATGTCGAGCTCTTCGAGCTCATCGAGGCTTTCCAGAAGGTGCTGGCCCGCGTATCGGTGGATACGTTCCATGATGTGGTCGCGGACGGCATCTCCATCGCAGACCGCATCGGCGAGGTGCTCTCGGTCCTGCATGCGGAAAAGACCGTCTGCTTCGACTCCCTTTTCAACACCGGCATGACCCGCGACCTCCTCATTGTCACATTTCTCTCCGTGCTGGAGCTGTGCAAGCTGAAGCTGATCAAGGTCGTGCAGACGGACAGCATGGGCTCCATCTGGCTGCACCTCGCGGCCAAAGATGAAGGGGAGGGCGGCGAAGAGGGCGATGAAACGGGGCAGGAGCCAACTGACGAGGACGCAGAGGGAACCCTCCCCCTCTCATGA
- a CDS encoding site-2 protease family protein, which produces MEQFFIKLSIMLVPALMAITCHEVSHGYIADKFGDNTARYLGRLTLNPLKHLDIVGTLLIFVVGIGWAKPVPVNFGNLRHPKRDMIWVAAAGPITNFCLATVSALAMRALIAGTQGAPEGSMLAAFADPVTLMLAFSVYINLLLGVFNLIPVPPLDGGRVAVGLLPYGPSMALARVEPFGMIIIVALVFFTNAFSYIIAPALNFGVHLLAGPYANLVFGVTKLMMKG; this is translated from the coding sequence ATGGAACAGTTCTTCATCAAGTTGTCCATCATGCTGGTCCCCGCGCTGATGGCAATTACCTGTCACGAGGTATCCCACGGCTACATCGCTGACAAGTTCGGTGATAACACAGCCAGATACCTTGGGCGCCTGACCCTCAACCCGCTCAAACATCTCGATATCGTTGGCACCCTGCTGATCTTCGTGGTTGGTATTGGCTGGGCGAAACCGGTGCCGGTCAATTTCGGCAACCTGCGCCACCCGAAGAGGGACATGATCTGGGTGGCTGCCGCCGGCCCCATCACCAACTTCTGCCTGGCGACCGTTTCGGCCCTGGCCATGCGCGCCTTGATAGCCGGCACCCAGGGCGCCCCCGAAGGGTCCATGCTGGCTGCGTTCGCGGACCCCGTTACCCTGATGCTGGCGTTTTCGGTCTACATCAACCTGCTGCTCGGCGTGTTCAACCTGATCCCCGTTCCTCCCCTGGACGGCGGGCGGGTCGCCGTGGGGCTGCTGCCGTACGGTCCTTCCATGGCCCTCGCCAGGGTGGAGCCCTTCGGCATGATCATCATCGTGGCCCTGGTGTTTTTCACCAATGCCTTCAGCTATATAATTGCGCCCGCCCTCAACTTCGGAGTGCACCTTCTGGCCGGTCCCTACGCGAACCTGGTCTTCGGTGTCACCAAGCTCATGATGAAGGGGTAG
- a CDS encoding aminotransferase class V-fold PLP-dependent enzyme has protein sequence MSVFLDNAATSFPKPDSVYLAMDAAMREVGVAPGRGGYRQSLAAARIVFEARSALARFFGVSDSSRLVFTHSATESINIAVFGLLKPGDHVVSTTVEHNALARPLHLAARRGVEVTFVGSDACGVVSEQDIARAMRPNTRLVALAHCSNVTGAVQPIAEIASTARRGGALFLVDAAQSAGFFPIDAEGIGIDFLAAPGHKGLYGPPGTGILAVAPGITLEPLQVGGTGGSASTPEPPEQMPERLESGTVNTPAIAGLKAGLAFVEEVGLEVIRAKETALVDQLLDGLSGIRGVRLYGPRHGERGAAVSFNVEGHDPAALGYLLDSEYDISVRVGLHCAPDVHRSIGSFPEGTVRVSPGFFNTGSDIDFFIKALREIIS, from the coding sequence ATGTCCGTATTCCTAGATAACGCAGCGACTTCCTTCCCGAAACCGGACTCCGTCTATCTGGCGATGGACGCTGCAATGCGGGAAGTCGGCGTTGCACCCGGCAGGGGAGGGTACCGCCAGTCGCTCGCAGCGGCCCGCATTGTCTTCGAAGCACGCTCCGCATTGGCCCGCTTTTTCGGAGTCTCCGACTCCTCCCGCCTCGTGTTCACCCACAGTGCAACGGAATCCATCAACATAGCGGTATTCGGGCTGCTGAAGCCGGGCGATCACGTCGTTTCCACCACGGTGGAGCACAACGCCCTGGCGCGTCCGCTGCACCTGGCGGCACGGCGCGGTGTCGAGGTGACCTTCGTGGGCTCGGACGCCTGCGGCGTCGTCTCGGAACAGGACATCGCCCGCGCCATGCGCCCCAACACGAGGCTCGTTGCGCTCGCACACTGCTCCAACGTGACCGGCGCGGTGCAGCCCATCGCCGAGATCGCCAGCACCGCGCGCCGGGGAGGGGCCCTCTTCCTGGTGGACGCGGCGCAAAGCGCAGGCTTTTTCCCCATCGACGCCGAGGGGATCGGCATAGACTTCCTCGCCGCCCCCGGCCACAAAGGGCTCTACGGCCCTCCGGGCACCGGCATCCTCGCGGTCGCCCCGGGCATAACGCTTGAGCCGCTGCAGGTCGGCGGTACCGGCGGCAGCGCCAGCACCCCCGAGCCCCCCGAGCAGATGCCCGAGCGCCTGGAGAGCGGCACCGTCAACACCCCGGCCATAGCCGGGCTCAAGGCGGGGCTTGCGTTCGTGGAGGAGGTCGGGCTCGAAGTGATCCGCGCCAAGGAGACCGCCCTCGTCGACCAACTCCTGGACGGGCTCTCCGGCATCCGGGGTGTGCGCCTGTACGGCCCCCGGCACGGGGAGCGCGGCGCCGCCGTGTCGTTCAACGTGGAGGGGCACGATCCCGCGGCCCTCGGCTATCTGCTCGACAGCGAGTACGATATCAGCGTCCGGGTCGGTCTGCACTGCGCACCGGACGTACACCGCAGCATCGGCAGTTTCCCCGAAGGAACCGTCAGGGTCAGTCCCGGCTTTTTCAACACCGGATCAGATATCGACTTTTTTATTAAGGCGCTGCGTGAGATAATATCATGA
- a CDS encoding DMT family transporter, translating to MNNKHLGAWYIVASAAGFATLGILIKSAFAGGANISTVLAGRFLLAGIFLYGILRARGVNCGLDRRTALQLILMGAVGYGGMSGLYANAIHYLPASLTGMLLYTYPALVTVLALVVGDERFNAPKGIALVVCSVGLVLLLGASFEGARLAGVLSVLGAAVIYSCYIIIGNRILKNIDPMVTSLWVCTAAGLAFLCYGAARGELILELTPRGWLSIAGIAVFPTLFGVMGFFAGLRLIGATNASIISMLEPLITVLLSVILLGERITPLQGFGGAVLLFGGLILQLWGHEARHETVTEV from the coding sequence ATGAATAACAAGCACCTGGGAGCCTGGTATATCGTCGCGTCGGCGGCGGGATTCGCCACGCTCGGCATCCTCATAAAAAGCGCCTTCGCCGGCGGCGCCAACATCAGCACGGTCCTGGCGGGTCGTTTCCTCCTGGCCGGCATCTTCCTTTACGGCATCCTGCGCGCCCGCGGCGTCAACTGCGGCCTGGACCGCAGGACTGCGCTGCAGCTCATCCTCATGGGTGCGGTCGGCTACGGCGGCATGTCCGGCCTTTACGCCAACGCCATCCACTACCTCCCCGCGTCGCTCACCGGGATGCTCCTTTACACCTATCCCGCCCTGGTTACCGTTCTCGCCCTGGTCGTTGGGGACGAGCGTTTCAACGCACCGAAGGGGATCGCGCTCGTGGTCTGCTCGGTAGGGCTCGTGCTGCTGCTGGGTGCGTCGTTCGAAGGGGCGCGACTGGCTGGCGTCCTTTCCGTCCTTGGAGCCGCGGTCATCTACAGCTGCTACATCATCATCGGCAACCGCATCCTCAAGAACATCGACCCCATGGTTACCTCGCTCTGGGTCTGCACCGCCGCCGGACTTGCCTTTCTCTGCTACGGCGCCGCCAGAGGCGAATTGATCCTTGAGCTTACCCCGCGCGGATGGCTTTCCATCGCCGGTATCGCCGTCTTCCCGACCCTGTTCGGCGTCATGGGCTTCTTCGCCGGCCTGCGCCTGATCGGCGCCACCAACGCCTCCATCATCAGCATGTTGGAACCGCTGATCACCGTGCTCCTGTCCGTCATCCTGCTCGGCGAGAGGATCACCCCTTTGCAGGGCTTCGGCGGCGCCGTGCTCCTGTTCGGCGGCCTCATCCTCCAGCTTTGGGGGCACGAGGCGCGGCACGAGACGGTGACCGAGGTTTAG
- the trpS gene encoding tryptophan--tRNA ligase, with protein sequence MSNNRIVSGMRPTGKLHLGHYHGVLSNWMELQRNFECFFFAADWHSLTTEYASTDGIQDSIDEMVLDWLAFGIDPEQSVIFKQSRVPQHAELNLILSMITPVSWLERNPTYKEMQENLTTKDLSTFGFLGYPVLMASDIIVYKAARVPVGQDQIPHLEITREIARRFNYLYGEVFPEPAALLTETPKVLGIDGRKMSKSYGNAIFLSDDAEETRKKVMSMVTDTLRPFKRDPGEPDRCVAFTLHSLYVDADKRAEIVEGCRSAQLGCVDCKKILAQAMVDTLAPFREKRVELAGKPGLVEEVLAEGSRKAEVVARQTMDEARAALKV encoded by the coding sequence ATGAGCAACAACCGTATCGTTAGCGGCATGAGACCGACCGGAAAGCTGCACCTGGGGCACTACCACGGGGTTCTGTCCAACTGGATGGAACTGCAGCGTAACTTCGAGTGCTTCTTCTTCGCCGCCGACTGGCACTCGCTGACCACCGAGTATGCCAGCACGGACGGTATCCAGGACAGCATCGACGAGATGGTGCTCGACTGGCTCGCTTTCGGTATCGACCCCGAGCAGAGCGTGATCTTCAAGCAGAGCCGGGTGCCGCAGCACGCCGAGCTCAACCTGATCCTCTCCATGATCACCCCGGTCTCCTGGCTGGAGCGCAACCCGACCTACAAGGAGATGCAGGAGAACCTGACCACCAAGGACCTCTCCACGTTCGGCTTCCTCGGGTACCCGGTGCTGATGGCCTCCGACATCATCGTGTACAAGGCTGCACGCGTGCCGGTCGGGCAGGACCAGATCCCGCACCTCGAGATCACCCGCGAGATCGCCCGCCGTTTCAACTACCTCTACGGCGAGGTGTTCCCGGAGCCGGCTGCGCTTCTTACCGAGACCCCGAAGGTGCTGGGGATCGACGGCCGCAAGATGAGCAAGAGCTACGGCAACGCCATCTTCCTCTCCGATGACGCCGAGGAGACCAGGAAGAAGGTCATGTCCATGGTCACCGACACGCTGCGCCCCTTCAAGCGGGACCCGGGCGAGCCCGATCGCTGCGTCGCCTTCACCCTGCATTCCCTCTATGTCGACGCCGACAAGCGCGCCGAGATCGTCGAAGGGTGCCGCAGCGCCCAGCTTGGCTGTGTGGACTGCAAGAAGATCCTCGCGCAGGCCATGGTGGACACCCTGGCGCCGTTCCGCGAGAAGCGCGTGGAATTGGCCGGAAAGCCTGGCCTGGTTGAAGAGGTGCTCGCCGAGGGGAGCCGCAAGGCCGAAGTCGTCGCCAGGCAGACCATGGACGAAGCCAGGGCAGCACTCAAGGTCTAG
- a CDS encoding CBS domain-containing protein encodes MEIITTHVNADFDCIGSMVAAKKLYPDAVLVFSGAQEKGVREFFLKSPHPEFESVRIKDVDFSTVTRLIVVDCQHSARLSKLGELAQKEGVELIIYDHHPISSGDLKPDGGIIRPCGSTTTILGTFLMERGIEVSAAEATLMMLGIHEDTGNLTFPSTTAEDYAVAAWLLERGAQLNEVADSIGRELTVEQVSLLNDLLTSLKTSSLKGVDVSVAHASVDRYIGDIASLAHMIRDMENLQVLFLVVGMQDRVFVVARSRIPEVRVGEILRELGGGGHATAASATVRGLTLIQVLEQLDVVLRKRVDPIRVARSIMSSPVKTLPPDCTIEEARERLVRYNVSAMPVLSGEEVQGIISRKTVEKALYHNLNTVPISDYMHSEFYAATPETPISEIQSYMVGGDSRLVPVLDQGRLVGVITRTDLLRYSLGSEAIYDLSRDALQVKNREVEGMMRRYLPKSSVEILHNLGLVADRLDLQLFAVGGFVRDLLLGQRNSDVDVTVDGDGILFAETFAAEFGCRVKSHEKFGTAVIVFPDGFKIDVASTRLEYYVSPGALPTVERSSLKMDLYRRDFTVNTLAIALNSQSFGRLIDYFGAYRDLQAKVIRVLHNLSFVEDPTRVFRAIRFEQRLNFKIAKHTEDLIKNAVKMDFLVKLGGRRLLSELVQILREKEPLQGIGRMASLGLLRFIHPSIQLTPELQAALEQVRYVVSWFDLLYLDRPYERWAVYFLALCEVLSPEEFWATCTRLAVSENQREHLAESRRQGDELIGAMERKLARQERLENSEIYFTLRGLPVEILLYHMAKSGNPETKRCISLYFTKLHGMSTLIGGEDLKGLGIKPGPLFRELLDAVLSARMNGRVSSKEDEIQLVRELKP; translated from the coding sequence ATGGAGATAATCACCACCCACGTCAACGCCGACTTCGACTGCATCGGTTCCATGGTCGCAGCCAAAAAGCTCTACCCCGATGCGGTGCTGGTATTTTCCGGGGCACAGGAGAAAGGGGTGCGCGAGTTCTTCCTGAAGTCGCCCCATCCCGAGTTCGAGTCGGTCCGGATCAAAGACGTGGATTTTTCCACCGTAACCCGCCTCATCGTCGTCGACTGCCAGCACTCCGCGCGCCTTTCCAAGTTGGGGGAGCTCGCCCAAAAAGAGGGCGTCGAGCTCATCATCTACGACCACCACCCGATCAGTTCCGGAGATCTCAAGCCCGACGGCGGCATCATCCGCCCCTGCGGTTCCACCACCACCATCCTCGGGACCTTCCTGATGGAGCGCGGTATCGAGGTGAGCGCGGCGGAGGCCACCCTGATGATGCTCGGTATCCACGAGGACACCGGCAACCTCACTTTCCCCTCCACCACCGCCGAGGACTACGCCGTCGCCGCCTGGCTCCTGGAGCGCGGCGCCCAGCTGAACGAGGTGGCCGACTCCATCGGGCGCGAACTCACCGTCGAGCAGGTGTCGCTGCTGAACGATCTCCTCACCTCGCTTAAGACCAGCTCGCTCAAGGGGGTGGACGTCTCGGTGGCGCACGCCTCGGTGGACCGCTACATCGGCGACATCGCCTCGCTGGCGCACATGATCCGCGACATGGAGAACCTGCAGGTCCTGTTCCTCGTGGTGGGGATGCAGGACCGCGTCTTCGTGGTCGCCCGCAGCCGCATCCCCGAGGTGAGGGTGGGGGAGATCCTGCGAGAGCTGGGTGGGGGAGGGCACGCCACCGCCGCGTCCGCCACGGTGCGGGGGCTCACCCTCATCCAGGTGCTGGAGCAGTTGGATGTAGTGCTGCGCAAGCGGGTCGACCCCATTCGCGTCGCGCGCAGCATCATGTCCTCGCCGGTCAAGACCCTCCCCCCCGACTGCACCATCGAGGAGGCGCGCGAGCGGCTGGTGCGCTACAACGTGAGCGCCATGCCGGTCCTCTCCGGCGAGGAGGTGCAGGGGATCATATCCAGAAAGACCGTCGAGAAGGCGCTCTACCATAACCTCAACACGGTGCCCATTTCCGACTACATGCACTCCGAGTTCTACGCGGCCACGCCGGAGACGCCCATCAGCGAGATCCAGAGCTACATGGTGGGAGGAGACTCCCGGCTGGTGCCGGTCCTCGACCAGGGGCGACTGGTAGGGGTCATCACCCGCACCGACCTCCTGCGCTACAGCCTCGGGAGCGAGGCGATCTACGACCTGTCGCGCGACGCCCTTCAGGTGAAGAACCGCGAGGTCGAGGGGATGATGAGGCGCTATCTCCCCAAGAGCTCGGTGGAGATCCTGCACAACCTGGGACTGGTCGCGGACCGGCTCGACCTCCAGCTCTTCGCCGTGGGGGGCTTCGTGCGCGACCTGCTGCTTGGGCAGCGCAATTCCGATGTCGACGTCACCGTGGACGGCGATGGCATCCTGTTCGCGGAAACCTTCGCCGCCGAGTTTGGCTGCCGCGTCAAGAGCCACGAGAAGTTCGGCACCGCCGTGATCGTCTTTCCCGACGGCTTCAAAATCGACGTCGCCAGCACCAGGCTCGAATACTACGTCTCCCCGGGGGCACTCCCCACCGTGGAGCGCTCATCGCTGAAGATGGATCTCTACCGCCGCGATTTCACCGTGAACACCCTGGCCATCGCCCTCAACAGCCAGTCCTTCGGCAGGCTCATCGACTACTTCGGGGCTTACCGGGACCTGCAGGCGAAGGTGATCCGCGTGTTGCACAACCTCTCCTTCGTCGAGGACCCGACCCGGGTGTTCCGCGCCATCCGCTTCGAGCAGCGGCTCAACTTCAAGATCGCCAAGCACACTGAGGACCTCATCAAGAACGCGGTGAAGATGGACTTCCTGGTGAAGCTCGGGGGGAGAAGGCTCCTCTCGGAACTGGTTCAGATCCTTAGGGAAAAGGAACCGCTGCAGGGGATCGGCCGGATGGCGTCGCTGGGGCTTTTGCGCTTCATCCATCCCTCCATCCAGCTGACACCGGAACTGCAGGCCGCCCTGGAGCAGGTACGCTACGTCGTCTCCTGGTTCGACCTCCTGTACCTGGACCGCCCCTACGAGCGCTGGGCGGTCTACTTCCTCGCGCTGTGCGAGGTGCTCTCGCCCGAGGAGTTCTGGGCGACCTGCACCAGGCTCGCCGTCAGCGAGAACCAGAGGGAACATCTGGCCGAGTCGAGGCGTCAGGGCGATGAGCTGATCGGCGCCATGGAGCGCAAGCTGGCGCGACAGGAGCGGCTCGAGAACAGCGAGATTTACTTCACCCTGCGCGGGCTTCCGGTCGAGATCCTGCTCTACCATATGGCGAAAAGCGGCAACCCCGAGACCAAGCGCTGCATCTCGCTGTACTTCACCAAGCTCCATGGCATGAGTACGCTCATCGGCGGCGAGGACCTCAAGGGGCTCGGCATCAAGCCGGGGCCGCTTTTCCGCGAGCTTCTCGACGCGGTCCTGAGCGCCAGGATGAACGGCAGGGTATCCAGCAAGGAGGATGAAATCCAGCTGGTACGCGAGCTGAAGCCCTAG
- the scpB gene encoding SMC-Scp complex subunit ScpB, whose amino-acid sequence MSGKSLKSIVESILFVHDQPLTLDRLAGILEEYERTDLRAALDELIEEYETAGRGIVLIQVAGGYQLRSRPEHGDYIRRLNKTKGVKFSQSALETLAIVAYRQPITRAEVEYLRGVDSGGVMKSLLEKKLLRIMGKKDVPGKPLIYGTSREFLELFGLKDLNQLPTLKEIHELVPPDPFADQPALPLGGAVAADSSAAADSVESVVSDDSLDSVEG is encoded by the coding sequence TTGTCGGGTAAGTCGCTGAAATCAATAGTTGAAAGCATCCTCTTCGTCCACGACCAGCCGCTCACGCTGGACCGGTTGGCCGGCATCCTGGAGGAGTACGAGCGTACCGACCTGCGCGCCGCCCTGGACGAGCTGATCGAGGAGTACGAGACCGCCGGGCGCGGGATCGTACTGATCCAGGTCGCCGGTGGCTACCAGCTCAGAAGCCGCCCCGAGCACGGCGATTACATCCGCAGGCTCAACAAGACCAAGGGGGTCAAGTTCAGCCAGTCCGCCCTGGAAACCCTTGCCATCGTGGCCTATCGCCAGCCCATAACCCGGGCAGAAGTGGAATACCTGCGCGGTGTCGATTCCGGCGGGGTCATGAAAAGCCTCCTGGAAAAGAAGCTGCTGCGCATCATGGGGAAGAAGGACGTTCCCGGCAAGCCGCTCATCTACGGCACCAGCCGCGAGTTCCTGGAACTCTTCGGCCTGAAGGACCTGAACCAGCTCCCCACCCTCAAGGAGATCCACGAACTGGTGCCGCCCGATCCCTTCGCCGACCAGCCGGCGCTCCCGCTGGGGGGCGCTGTTGCCGCTGACTCCTCGGCTGCCGCTGATTCTGTCGAATCCGTTGTTTCCGATGACTCCCTGGACTCCGTTGAAGGGTAG